The Anas acuta chromosome 18, bAnaAcu1.1, whole genome shotgun sequence genome has a segment encoding these proteins:
- the SDK2 gene encoding protein sidekick-2 isoform X3, translating to MARLGSWALLRFVVLALLGPQGAGAQDDVSPYFKTEPVRSQVHLEGNRLVLTCMAEGSWPLEFKWLHNSRELTKFSLEYRYMITSLDRTHAGFYRCIVRNRMGALLQRQTEVQVAYMGSFEDSEAQQSVSHGEAAVIRAPRIASFPQPQVTWFRDGRKISPSSRIAITLENTLVILSTVAPDAGRYYVQAVNDKNGDNKTSQPITLTVANVGGPADPIAPTIIVPPRNTSVVAGTSEVTMECVANARPLIKLHIIWKKDGVPLSSGISDYSRRLTILNPALGDSGYYECEAVLRSSSVPAVAEGAYLSVLEPPQFIKEPERHITAEMEKVVAIPCQAKGVPPPEMAWYKDASLLRPEQLPRFQLLADGSLQISGLLPDDTGMFQCFARNAAGEVQTTTYLAVTSIAPNITRGPQDSTVIDGMSVILNCETSGAPRPAITWQKGERILASGSVQLPRFTLLESGSLLVSPAHLADAGTYTCLATNSRGVDEASADLVVWARTRITDPPQDQSVIKGTKASMSCGVTHDPSVDVRYVWEKDGAPLGTESGPRLRLDEAGTLHISQTWSGDIGTYTCKVLSAGGNDSRSAHLRVRQLPHAPESPVAALSPLEKRAINLTWAKPFDGNSPLLRYVVEVSENNAPWTVLLASVDPELTSVVVRGLVPARSYQFRLCAVNDVGRSQFSKDTERVSLPEEPPSAPPQNVIASGRTNQSIMIQWQPPPESHQNGVLKGYIIRYCLAGLPVGYQFKNITNADVNNLLLEDLIIWTNYEIEVAAYNSAGLGVYSMKVTEWTLQGVPTVPPGNVQTEATNSTTIRFTWNPPSPQFINGINQGYKLIAWEPEHEEEATVVTVRPNFQDSVHVGYVAGLKKFTEYLTSVLCFTTPGDGPRSPPQLVRTHEDVPGPVGHLSFSEILDTSLKVSWQEPLEKNGILTGYRISWEEYNRTNTRVTHYLPNVTLEYRVTGLTALTTYTIEVAAMTSKGQGQLSSSTISSGVPPELPGAPTNLGISNIGPRSVTLQFRPGYDGKTSISRWQVEAQVGQSGEAEEWRLVHQLANEPDARSMEVPNLSPYTYYSFRMRQVNIVGTSPPSLPSRRIQTLQAPPDVAPANVTLRTASETSLWLRWMPLLEQEYNGNPDSVGYRIRYARSDGRGRAALHVVHDRVEREYTIEDLEEWTEYRVQVQAFNAIGSGPWSHLVLGRTRESVPSSGPSNVSALATTSSSMLVRWSDIPEADCNGLILGYKVMYKEKDSEARAQFWLAEGNASRSAQLTGLGKFMLYEIRVLAFTRIGDGVPSRPPVLERTLDDVPGPPVGILFPEVRTTSVQLIWQPPAAPNGIILAYQLTHRLNTTAANAAAVEVLSPSTRHYTATGLQPESTYLFRIAAQTRKGWGEAAEALVVTTEKRDRPQPPSKPLARQEDVRARSVLLSWEPGSDGLSPVRFYTVQTRELPDGEWAPHPAAVSHNATAFVVDRLKPFTSYKFRVKATNDIGDSEYSEESESLTTLQAAPEEAPTILSVTPHTTTSVLIRWQPPAEDKINGILLGFRLRYRELLYDSLRGFTLRGIGNPGATWAELTPVYAVHNLSEVSLTQYELDNLSKHRRYEIRMSVYNAVGEGPPSPPQEVFVGEAVPTGAPQNVAVKAATATQLDVTWEPPPPESQNGDIQGYKIHFWEAQRHNESARVKTLFLPETGVKLKNLTGYTSYWVSIAAFNAAGDGPRSPPVKGQTQQAGVSKIVTVDVKGNSPLWMKVKDLAEGVTYRFRIRAKTFAYGPDIEANITTGPGEGAPGPPGEPFISRYGSAITIHWSSGDPGQGPITRYVIEARPSDEGLWDILIKDIPKEVTSYTFSMDILKQGVSYDFRVIAVNDYGYGTPSTPSPSVSAQKTNPFYEEWWFLVVIALVGLIFILLLVFVLIIRGQSKKYAKKSDSGNGSKANALSHGEMVSLDEGSFPALELNNRRLSVKNSFCRKNGIYTRSPPRPSPGSLHYSDEDVTKYNDLIPAESSSLTEKPSEVSDSQGSDSEYEVDPGHQKAHSFVNHYISDPTYYNSWRRQQKGISRAQAYSYTESDSGEPDHAPLSTSTSTQQGSLFRPKASRTPTPQTPGNPPSQPGTLYRPPSSLAPGSRAPIAGFSSFV from the exons ACGACGTCTCCCCCTACTTTAAGACGGAGCCGGTGCGGAGCCAGGTGCACCTGGAGGGGAACCGCCTGGTGCTGACCTGCATGGCCGAGGGCAGCTGGCCCCTGGAGTTTAAGTGGCTGCACAACAGCCGGGAGCTGACCAAATTCTCCCTGGAGTACCG gTACATGATCACCTCGCTGGACCGCACGCACGCCGGCTTCTACCGCTGCATCGTCCGCAACCGCATGGGAGCCCTGCTGCAGCGCCAGACCGAGGTGCAGGTGGCCT ACATGGGGAGCTTCGAGGACAGCGAGGCGCAGCAGAGCGTGTCCCACGGCGAGGCGGCCGTCATCCGAGCGCCCCGCATCGCcagcttcccccagccccaggtcaCTTGGTTCCGCGACGGGAGGAAGATTTCCCCCAGCAGCCGCAT AGCCATCACGCTGGAGAACACCCTCGTCATCCTCTCCACGGTGGCCCCGGACGCGGGGCGCTACTACGTGCAGGCGGTGAACGACAAGAACGGGGACAACAAGACGAGCCAGCCCATCACGCTCACCGTGGCCA ATGTGGGTGGCCCAGCCGACCCCATTGCCCCCACCATCATCGTCCCCCCCAGGAACACCAGCGTGGTGGCCGGCACCTCGGAGGTGACCATGGAGTGCGTGGCCAACGCCAG GCCGCTGATCAAGCTGCACATCATCTGGAAGAAGGACGGGGTGCCCCTCTCCAGCGGCATCAGCGACTACAGCCGCCGCCTCACCATCCTCAACCCCGCGCTGGGCGACAGCGGCTACTACGAGTGCGAGGCTGTGCTGCGCAGCAGCAGCGTGCCCGCCGTGGCCGAGGGCGCCTACCTGTCCGTGCTGG AGCCCCCGCAGTTCATCAAGGAGCCGGAGAGGCACATCACGGCTGAGATGGAGAAGGTGGTGGCCATCCCGTGCCAAGCCAAAG GCGTGCCGCCCCCCGAAATGGCCTGGTACAAGGACGCGTCCCTCCTCCGCCCCGAGCAGCTGCCCCgcttccagctgctggcagatgGCAGCCTGCAGATCAGCGGGCTGCTCCCCGACGACACCGGCATGTTCCAGTGCTTCGCCCGCAACGCGGCCGGCGAGGTGCAGACCACCACGTACCTGGCCGTGACCA GCATCGCCCCCAACATCACCAGGGGCCCCCAGGACAGCACGGTGATCGATGGCATGTCCGTCATCCTCAACTGCGAGACCTCGGGGGCTCCGCGCCCAGCCATCACCTGGCAGAAAG GGGAGCGGATCCTGGCCAGCGGCTCGGTGCAGCTCCCGCGCTTCACCCTGCTGGAATCGGGCAGCCTGCTCGTCAGCCCCGCGCACCTCGCCGACGCCGGCACCTACACCTGCCTGGCCACCAACTCGCGTGGCGTGGACGAAGCCTCCGCCGACCTGGTGGTCTGGG CACGGACGCGCATCACCGACCCCCCGCAGGACCAGAGCGTCATCAAGGGGACCAAGGCGTCCATGAGCTGTGGGGTCACCCACGACCCCAGCGTGGATGTCAG GTACGTCTGGGAGAAGGATGGAGCCCCCCTGGGCACGGAGAGCGGCCCCCGGCTGCGGCTGGACGAGGCGGGCACCCTGCACATCTCCCAAACCTGGTCGGGGGACATCGGCACCTACACCTGCAAGGTGCTCTCGGCTGGCGGCAACGACTCGCGCAGCGCCCACCTCCGTGTCCG GCAGCTCCCCCACGCCCCCGAGAGCCCCGTGGCCGCGCTGAGCCCCCTGGAGAAGCGAGCCATCAACCTGACCTGGGCCAAACCCTTCGATGGCAACAGCCCCCTGCTCCGCTACGTCGTGGAGGTCTCTGAGAACA ACGCTCCCTGGACCGTGCTGCTGGCCAGCGTCGACCCCGAGCTGACGTCGGTGGTGGTGAGGGGCTTGGTCCCCGCTCGCTCCTACCAGTTCCGCCTGTGCGCCGTGAACGACGTGGGCAGGAGCCAGTTCAGCAAGGACACGGAGAG GGTTTCCCTGCCCGAGGAGCCGCCCTCTGCGCCCCCCCAGAACGTCATCGCCAGCGGGCGCACCAACCAGTCCATCATGATCCAGTGGCAGCCGCCCCCTGAGAGCCACCAGAACGGTGTCCTCAAGGGCTACATCATCCG GTACTGCCTGGCCGGGCTGCCCGTGGGCTACCAGTTCAAGAACATCACCAACGCCGACGTCAACAACCTGCTCCTGGAGGACCTCATCATCTGGACCAACTACGAGATCGAGGTGGCGGCGTACAACAGCGCCGGCCTGGGGGTGTACAGCATGAAGGTGACCGAGTGGACGCTGCAGGGAG TCCCCACCGTGCCCCCAGGGAACGTGCAGACCGAGGCCACCAACTCCACCACCATCCGCTTCACCTggaacccccccagcccccagttCATCAACGGCATCAACCAGGGCTACAAG CTCATCGCCTGGGAGCCGGAGCACGAGGAGGAGGCGACGGTGGTGACGGTGCGGCCCAACTTCCAGGACAGCGTCCACGTGGGCTACGTGGCGGGGCTGAAAAAGTTCACCGAGTACCTGACGTCGGTGCTGTGCTTCACCACGCCGGGGGACGGCCCGCGCAGCCCGCCCCAGCTGGTGCGCACCCACGAGGACG TGCCCGGCCCCGTGGGACACCTGAGCTTCAGCGAGATCCTGGACACGTCCCTAAAGGTCAGCTGGCAGGAGCCCCTGGAGAAGAACGGCATCCTGACGG GCTACCGCATCTCGTGGGAGGAGTACAACCGCACCAACACGCGGGTGACCCACTACCTGCCCAACGTCACGCTGGAGTACCGCGTCACCGGCCTCACCGCCCTCACCACCTACACCATCGAGGTGGCCGCCATGACCTCCAAGGGCCAGGGCCAGCTTTCCTCCTCCACCATCTCCTCGGGGGTGCCCCCAG AGCTCCCCGGTGCCCCCACCAACTTGGGCATCTCCAACATCGGTCCCCGCTCCGTCACCCTCCAGTTTCGCCCGGGTTATGATGGCAAAACCTCCATCTCCCGCTGGCAGGTGGAGGCACAG GTGGGGCAGAGTGGCGAGGCCGAAGAGTGGAGGCTCGTGCACCAGCTGGCCAACGAGCCCGACGCCCGCTCCATGGAGGTGCCCAACCTCAGCCCCTACACCTACTACAG TTTCCGCATGCGGCAAGTGAACATCGTGGGCACCAGCCCCCCCAGTTTGCCCTCCCGAAGGATCCAGACCCTGCAGGCCCCCCCGGACGTGGCACCCGCCAACGTCACCCTGCGGACAGCCAGCGAGACCAGCCTGTGGCTGCGCTGGATG CCCCTCCTGGAGCAGGAGTACAACGGGAACCCCGACTCGGTGGGCTACCGCATCCGCTACGCGCGCTCGGAcgggcgggggcgggcggcacTGCACGTCGTCCACGACCGCGTGGAGCGGGAGTACACCATCGAGGACCTGGAGGAGTGGACCGAGTACCGGGTGCAGGTCCAAGCCTTCAACGCCATCGGCTCGGGGCCCTGGAGCCACCTGGTGCTGGGGCGCACGCGGGAGTCAG TGCCTTCCTCCGGCCCCAGCAACGTGTCGGCGCTGgccaccacctccagcagcatgcTGGTGCGATGGAGCGACATCCCCGAGGCCGACTGCAACGGCCTCATCCTGGGCTACAAG GTGATGTACAAGGAGAAGGACTCGGAGGCGCGCGCTCAGTTCTGGCTGGCGGAGGGCAACGCGTCCCGCAGCGCCCAGCTGACGGGGCTGGGCAAGTTCATGCTGTACGAGATCCGCGTGCTGGCCTTCACCAGGATCGGCGACGGCGTTCCCAGCCGGCCCCCCGTCCTCGAGAGGACGCTGGATGACG TGCCCGGCCCCCCCGTGGGGATCCTGTTCCCCGAAGTGAGGACGACCTCGGTGCAGCTCATCTGGCAGCCGCCCGCAGCACCCAACGGCATCATCCTGG CCTACCAGCTCACCCACCGCCTCAACACCACGGCGGCCAACGCGGCGGCCGTCgaggtgctgagccccagcacCCGGCACTACACGGCCACGGGTTTGCAGCCCGAATCCACCTACCTGTTCCGCATCGCCGCGCAGACCCGCAAGGGCTGGGGCGAGGCGGCCGAAGCCCTGGTGGTGACCACGGAGAAGAGAG atcgcccgcagccccccagcaagCCCCTGGCACGGCAGGAGGACGTGCGTGCCCGCAGCgtgctgctgtcctgggagCCGGGCAGCGACGGGCTCTCCCCTGTCCGCTTCTACACGGTGCAGACCCGCGAGCTGCCCGACGGCGAGTGGGCGCCGCACCCCGCTGCTGTCAGCCACAACGCCACCGCCTTCGTCGTGGATAG GCTGAAGCCCTTCACCTCCTACAAGTTCCGCGTGAAGGCGACGAACGACATCGGGGACAGCGAGTACAGCGAGGAGTCGGAGTCGCTCACCACCCTGCAGGCGG CCCCCGAGGAGGCCCCCACCATCCTCTCCGTCACCCCGCACACCACCACCTCGGTGCTCATCCGCTGGCAG CCCCCAGCCGAGGACAAGATCAACGGGATCCTGCTGGGTTTCCGCCTCCGCTACCGCGAGCTGCTCTACGACAGCCTGCGCGGCTTCACCCTGCGCGGCATCGGCAACCCCGGCGCCACGTGGGCAGAGCTCACCC CCGTCTACGCCGTGCACAACCTCAGCGAGGTGTCCCTCACCCAGTACGAGCTGGACA aCCTGAGCAAGCACCGGCGCTACGAGATCCGCATGAGCGTGTACAATGCCGTGGGCGagggcccccccagccccccccaggaGGTTTTTGTGGGTGAAGCGG TGCCCACCGGCGCGCCGCAGAACGTGGCGGTGAAGGCGGCCACGGCCACCCAGCTGGATGTCACCTGGGAGCCACCACCCCCGGAGAGCCAAAATGGGGACATCCAGGGCTACAAG ATCCACTTTTGGGAGGCCCAGCGGCACAACGAGAGCGCGCGGGTGAAGACGCTCTTCCTGCCCGAAACCGGGGTGAAGCTGAAGAACCTGACGGGGTACACCTCCTACTGGGTCAGCATTGCTGCCTTCAACGCCGCTGGAGAcgggccccgcagcccccccgtcAAGGGACAGACACAGCAGGCAG GTGTCAGTAAGATCGTGACGGTGGACGTGAAGGGGAACAGCCCGCTGTGGATGAAGGTGAAGGACCTGGCGGAGGGCGTCACCTACCGATTCCGGATCCGGGCTAAAACTTTCGCCTACGGGCCCGACATCGAGGCGAACATCACCACGGGGCCTGGGGAAG gtgcccccggcccccccggtgAGCCCTTCATCTCCCGCTACGGCTCGGCCATCACCATCCACTGGTCGAGCGGGGACCCAGGACAGGGACCCATCACCAGATACGTCATCGAGGCTCGGCCTTCAG aCGAGGGGCTCTGGGACATCCTCATCAAGGACATTCCCAAGGAAGTGACCTCCTACACCTTCAGCATGGACATCCTCAAGCAGGGGGTCAGCTACGACTTCCGTGTCATCGCCGTGAACGACTACGGCTACGGGACCCCCAGCACGCCGTCCCCTTCGGTCTCAG CCCAGAAAACCAACCCCTTCTACGAGGAGTGGTGGTTCCTGGTGGTCATCGCCCTGGTGGGGctcatcttcatcctcctgCTCGTCTTCGTGCTCATCATCCGCGGGCAGAGCAAGAAGTACGCCAAGAAGTCGGACTCGG GGAACGGCTCCAAGGCGAACGCCCTGAGCCACGGCGAGATGGTGAGCCTGGATGAGGGCAGCTTCCCCGCCCTGGAGCTCAACAACCGGCGCCTCTCCGTCAAAAACTCCTTCTGCAGGAAAAACGGCATCTACACCCG gtccccacCACggcccagccctggcagcctgcACTACTCGGACGAGGACGTCACCAAATACAACGACCTGATCCCCGCCGAGAGCAGCAGCCTGACCGAGAAGCCCTCCGAGGTCTCCGATTCTCAG GGCAGCGACAGCGAGTACGAGGTGGACCCGGGCCACCAGAAAGCCCACTCCTTCGTCAACCACTACATCAGCGACCCCACCTACTACAACTCGTGGCGGCGGCAGCAGAAGGGCATCTCGCGGGCGCAGGCGTACAGCTACACCGAGAGCGACTCCGGGGAGCCCGACCACGCTCCCCTCTCCACCAGCACCTCCACCCAGCAGGGCAGCCTCTTCCGCCCCAAAGCCAGCAGGACTCCCACCCCCCAGACCCCCGGCAACCCCCCCAGCCAGCCCGGCACCCTCTACCGCCCGCCCAGCAGCCTGGCCCCCGGTTCCAGAGCTCCCATCGCCGGATTTTCCTCTTtcgtttga